A DNA window from Hordeum vulgare subsp. vulgare chromosome 1H, MorexV3_pseudomolecules_assembly, whole genome shotgun sequence contains the following coding sequences:
- the LOC123424203 gene encoding histone H4, with protein sequence MSGRGKGGKGLGKGGAKRHRKVLRDNIQGITKPAIRRLARRGGVKRISGLIYEETRGVLKIFLENVIRDAVTYTEHARRKTVTAMDVVYALKRQGRTLYGFGG encoded by the coding sequence ATGTCTGGGCGGGGCAAGGGAGGCAAGGGGCTCGGCAAGGGCGGCGCCAAGCGCCACAGGAAGGTGCTCCGCGACAACATCCAGGGCATCACCAAGCCGGCGATCCGGCGGctggcgcggaggggcggcgtgAAGCGCATCTCGGGGCTCATCTACGAGGAGACCCGCGGCGTGCTCAAGATCTTCCTCGAGAACGTCATCCGCGACGCCGTCACCTACACCGAGCACGCGCGCCGCAAGACCGTCACCGCTATGGACGTCGTCTACGCCCTCAAGCGTCAGGGCCGCACCCTCTACGGCTTCGGCGGCTAG